A region of Paenibacillus sp. 37 DNA encodes the following proteins:
- a CDS encoding flavocytochrome c gives MKIIAIVGTNAKKSYNRKLLQFIQKHFESRAAIEILDITDVPMFNQSDNQTNSAIIQSFNEKIMASDGVIIATPEYNHSIPSSLKSLLEWLSFEIHPLAGKPVMIIGASQGTQGSSRAQLHLRQILDAPGVEANVMPGYEFLLGSAHKAFDESGNLNNEGTIDFLETCFLRFLRFAKISNQLNEEEEFTYRPGMYEINAIGHSGNLPMKVSFSENRIESIDIDSKGETEGIADVVFVRIPNKIIEGQTLNVDALSGASETSNAVINGVAKAVKLAGVNPDILKRRPKPASSQMRADEEYTCDVVVVGGGGAGLSAAATALQQGASAIVLEKYPAVGGNTIRSGGPVNAADPVWQQQFTENPGERQTIENLLSTDASLIHPEYIDDFHALKEEFTAYQEKFGTEKAYLFDSPLLHRMQTYFGGKRTDLNGNMIYGQYDLVKVLTDRALESVTWLEDIGVEYDKSIVFAPVGALWRRGHKPVKSYGSAFIIALSKYVEENGGQIITDSPVKQLIIEDGKIAGVIATGVNGQKITVHAKAVVLASGGFGANTQMLKEYNTYWSHIDDDIKTTNSYAMTGDGISLGKSAGAALTGMGFTQMMPVADPETGELFSGLQVPPENFVIVNKKGERFVNEFSGRDVLTKAAIEQGSLFYLIADDEIKKTAANTSQEKIDQQVEAGTLFRADTLEELAVKINMDPQVLRTTIDKYNSYVDAGFDPEFHKDTFSLKVEKSPFYATPRKPAVHHTMGGIKIDTKTRVLDENGQPIAHLYAAGEVAGGIHAGNRLGGNALTDIFTFGRIAGKTAVDEMNDVENINKEI, from the coding sequence ATGAAAATCATAGCGATCGTTGGCACAAATGCAAAGAAATCGTATAATCGCAAGCTGCTTCAATTCATACAAAAGCATTTTGAGTCCAGAGCAGCCATTGAAATCCTGGATATTACAGATGTTCCGATGTTTAATCAGTCCGATAACCAAACAAACAGTGCAATTATACAATCGTTTAATGAAAAAATTATGGCAAGTGATGGTGTTATTATTGCGACTCCAGAATACAACCATTCCATCCCTTCATCTCTTAAAAGTCTGCTTGAATGGTTGAGCTTTGAAATCCATCCGCTGGCTGGAAAACCCGTGATGATCATAGGCGCGTCACAGGGAACACAAGGTTCCTCGCGTGCACAGCTGCATCTTCGTCAAATTCTGGATGCACCAGGTGTCGAAGCTAACGTGATGCCAGGGTATGAATTTTTGCTTGGCAGCGCACATAAAGCATTTGACGAATCAGGCAACCTGAACAATGAAGGAACGATTGATTTCCTGGAAACATGTTTCCTGCGGTTCCTTCGGTTTGCCAAAATTTCAAATCAGCTCAACGAAGAAGAGGAGTTCACCTATAGACCTGGTATGTATGAGATCAATGCCATAGGTCACAGTGGCAATCTGCCGATGAAGGTATCCTTTAGTGAAAATAGAATTGAAAGCATCGATATCGATTCGAAGGGTGAAACCGAAGGCATCGCCGATGTTGTTTTTGTAAGAATTCCGAATAAAATCATTGAGGGACAGACGCTGAATGTAGATGCTCTCTCAGGTGCTTCTGAAACCAGTAATGCTGTCATCAATGGTGTAGCCAAAGCGGTTAAGCTTGCCGGAGTGAACCCCGACATCCTGAAAAGACGTCCAAAACCTGCTAGCAGCCAGATGAGGGCTGACGAAGAATATACTTGCGATGTGGTCGTTGTAGGTGGAGGTGGCGCAGGACTTAGTGCTGCTGCTACAGCTTTACAACAAGGAGCAAGTGCGATTGTACTTGAGAAATATCCTGCTGTTGGGGGAAATACGATCCGCTCAGGTGGTCCTGTCAATGCTGCAGATCCTGTATGGCAACAACAGTTCACTGAGAATCCAGGGGAAAGACAGACGATTGAGAATTTATTAAGTACCGATGCGAGCTTGATCCATCCGGAATATATCGATGATTTCCATGCACTCAAAGAAGAGTTTACTGCGTATCAGGAAAAGTTCGGCACAGAAAAGGCTTATTTATTCGACTCCCCACTTCTTCACAGAATGCAAACGTATTTCGGGGGCAAACGAACGGACCTGAATGGAAACATGATCTATGGACAGTACGATCTGGTCAAAGTACTTACAGACCGTGCCTTGGAAAGTGTAACGTGGCTAGAGGATATCGGGGTTGAGTATGATAAAAGTATCGTATTTGCTCCAGTGGGTGCCCTTTGGCGTCGTGGCCATAAACCTGTCAAAAGTTATGGCTCTGCCTTTATCATTGCACTTAGCAAATATGTAGAAGAAAATGGCGGACAAATTATTACAGATAGTCCGGTCAAACAGCTAATCATCGAAGATGGAAAAATTGCAGGTGTTATCGCAACGGGTGTAAATGGTCAGAAAATCACCGTTCATGCCAAAGCGGTTGTGCTTGCTAGCGGCGGTTTTGGTGCTAATACACAGATGCTCAAGGAATATAACACGTACTGGAGCCATATTGACGATGATATCAAAACAACGAACTCCTATGCGATGACTGGGGATGGAATATCGCTGGGTAAGAGTGCAGGAGCAGCGCTTACAGGCATGGGCTTCACTCAAATGATGCCTGTAGCGGACCCGGAAACGGGCGAACTCTTCAGTGGGCTGCAAGTACCTCCTGAAAATTTTGTCATTGTTAACAAAAAGGGTGAACGGTTTGTTAATGAATTTTCTGGACGAGATGTCTTAACCAAAGCGGCTATCGAGCAGGGAAGCTTGTTTTACCTGATTGCGGATGACGAGATCAAGAAAACCGCAGCAAACACAAGCCAGGAAAAGATAGATCAGCAAGTAGAAGCGGGTACTCTGTTTAGAGCCGATACGTTAGAAGAGCTGGCTGTGAAAATTAATATGGACCCTCAGGTTCTTAGAACTACCATTGATAAGTATAACTCTTATGTGGATGCGGGCTTTGATCCGGAGTTCCATAAGGATACGTTTAGCTTAAAAGTCGAGAAGTCTCCATTCTACGCTACACCAAGAAAACCTGCAGTTCACCATACGATGGGCGGTATTAAGATCGATACGAAAACCCGTGTATTGGATGAAAACGGTCAACCCATAGCGCATCTGTATGCCGCTGGAGAAGTGGCCGGAGGTATACATGCAGGCAACCGTTTAGGCGGTAATGCTTTGACGGATATCTTTACTTTTGGACGAATTGCTGGTAAGACTGCTGTGGATGAGATGAATGATGTGGAGAATATAAACAAAGAAATATAG
- a CDS encoding FAD-binding oxidoreductase: MKSKTKLTGRVIFRGDPGYEAARKNWDPHTDRFPKVFVFAQKTKDVSNAIRWARENDVPIRPRSGRHALEVNLSQVNGGIVIDVSDLNSIKLDKKNGIVVVGTGNRVGRIANTLAKQGFIAPFGDSPTVGIGGITLGGGIGPLQRTIGLISDNLLEVEMVDANGKVIRANKNLNADLFWASRGGGGGNFGVYTRYKFKVRRAPAKATVFKITWPWAQFEKVLKVWQKWAPSVNTRLGSELSIGPKKGGNVMMEGLFLGSKTEALRLLQPMISVGTPTSSTVRLLPYTEVVKFLLQPDPIQTQRFSNQFSSGFGRKPFPDKAIKTMRAFLENLEEGPGGFYFLNWGGAVSRKSPRSTAFFWRKEKFYVEWTSTWIKPSHAAKNIALARNTRKKLQPYIVGSYINVPDQGIKNSGPVYYGANYARLRRVKAKYDPKNVFNNPQSITPARRA, encoded by the coding sequence GTGAAATCAAAAACGAAACTGACCGGACGAGTGATCTTCAGAGGTGATCCAGGATATGAGGCCGCCCGAAAAAACTGGGACCCGCATACGGACAGATTTCCTAAAGTATTTGTTTTTGCTCAGAAAACAAAAGATGTCTCCAATGCCATCCGATGGGCTCGTGAGAATGATGTGCCGATCCGGCCGCGAAGTGGCAGACACGCGCTTGAAGTGAACCTTTCACAGGTGAATGGCGGTATCGTGATTGACGTGAGTGATCTGAATTCGATCAAGCTTGATAAAAAAAATGGAATCGTCGTTGTAGGAACAGGCAACCGGGTAGGAAGAATTGCGAATACCCTCGCCAAGCAAGGATTCATCGCTCCTTTTGGTGACAGCCCTACAGTTGGAATCGGTGGGATTACGTTAGGCGGGGGAATTGGACCTCTCCAGCGTACCATAGGTCTCATCAGTGATAACCTGCTTGAAGTGGAAATGGTGGATGCCAACGGAAAAGTCATTCGGGCGAATAAAAATCTTAATGCAGATCTCTTTTGGGCCTCACGTGGTGGGGGTGGTGGTAACTTCGGAGTATATACCCGTTACAAATTCAAAGTGCGCCGGGCACCAGCGAAGGCGACTGTATTTAAAATTACCTGGCCATGGGCTCAATTCGAGAAGGTACTCAAAGTATGGCAGAAGTGGGCTCCCTCGGTGAACACGAGACTGGGCAGTGAATTGTCCATCGGACCGAAAAAGGGTGGAAATGTTATGATGGAGGGACTGTTCCTAGGCTCTAAAACAGAGGCCCTCCGATTATTGCAGCCAATGATTAGTGTCGGTACGCCGACGAGCTCCACGGTTCGTTTGTTGCCTTACACGGAAGTTGTGAAGTTCTTATTGCAGCCTGACCCGATTCAAACGCAAAGATTCAGTAACCAGTTCTCCTCCGGTTTCGGAAGAAAACCATTTCCTGATAAGGCCATCAAAACGATGCGGGCATTTTTGGAGAATCTGGAAGAGGGGCCAGGCGGATTCTATTTCCTGAACTGGGGAGGAGCGGTAAGTCGCAAATCACCTCGATCAACCGCGTTTTTCTGGCGAAAAGAGAAGTTCTATGTGGAATGGACCAGTACGTGGATCAAACCATCCCATGCCGCTAAAAATATTGCACTCGCTCGTAATACTCGCAAGAAATTGCAACCATACATTGTCGGTTCCTATATCAATGTTCCGGATCAAGGAATCAAAAATTCCGGTCCAGTGTACTATGGAGCCAACTATGCCAGACTGCGGAGAGTCAAAGCCAAGTATGATCCGAAAAATGTGTTTAACAATCCGCAAAGCATCACGCCGGCTCGGAGAGCGTAA
- a CDS encoding LuxR C-terminal-related transcriptional regulator, which produces MYAPILSTKLTIPVQRSHVVDRPRLYVRFGEGMHAKLILVSAPAGSGKTLLVNQWVKSSSLDTAWLSLEEADNDPSRFLTYLCASLQTIVPKLAEGMMGFVQSSEPLPIETIITYLLNEVSEITNHFVLVLDDYHLMTSEVINQALVYLLRHMPPHMHIVMTTRRQPKLPLARLRAKGELIEIRGSDLRFTSAESSEFLDRVMGLKLSEEHVALLEKRTEGWVAGLQLAALSVQGSSDPNHFMETFSGSDPFVLDYLMEEILQGLTEQVQNFLLKTCMLDRLCGSLCDAIFDIDEPKEHESVDFTGQDMLEWLEQANLFIVPLDNERRWYRYHHLFADLLRKRVHQNSNYAGTAETDLSITEIHKRASFWYEKHQMELEAFNHAVAAADTHRASDLLEGKGMPLLFRGGAVPALQWLNSLSWAEMDSIPSLWVMHAAALLVSGHMIDVEPKLQSAEQALQNTEPEKINSDLIGHIASIRATLAVSRHDADTIITESLRALKYLHPHNLPIRAATAWTLGYAYQLQGKRVEAELSYEESLLNSTRIGHHIITMMATLGVGNMQEFNNQLHLATEAYQQAVHMAGKPPLPIACEAHLGLARVHYEWNNLDVAMFHAQQSVQLAHQFVQTDRVVASELWLARVTLAKADLHKAAIMLDRINETAQRLNFTKAIPDITAAYVLVLLRQGDLKKAMRLSWDRNHALSQARVLLKQGNTLEALGIMESCLRLAITKGFKDEQLKATILLAAIHEEHGNRTQAIEFLTEAMTMAEPAGFIRVFVDEGVVVHSLLKRITARGDSRLYLLQLLAAFEAEDNRIEMISEETNVYPYVSELRIDTLSVRELEVLHLIAQGRSNREISEILHIALPTVKGHNRIIFDKMQVKRRTEAVAKAREWKLL; this is translated from the coding sequence ATGTATGCACCGATCTTATCTACGAAATTAACCATTCCAGTTCAGCGCTCTCATGTAGTGGATCGTCCCCGCCTGTATGTCCGTTTCGGCGAGGGGATGCACGCTAAACTCATACTGGTCTCTGCTCCTGCAGGATCAGGCAAAACACTACTAGTTAATCAATGGGTTAAGTCTTCCTCTTTAGATACAGCTTGGCTCTCGCTGGAAGAAGCAGATAACGATCCTTCACGTTTTTTGACATATCTATGTGCTTCGTTACAGACGATTGTCCCCAAGCTTGCTGAAGGAATGATGGGATTTGTTCAATCTTCCGAGCCGCTACCTATCGAGACCATTATTACATACCTTCTTAATGAAGTTTCTGAAATAACCAATCATTTTGTACTTGTTCTGGATGATTATCATCTCATGACTTCAGAAGTGATCAATCAAGCGCTGGTCTACTTACTGAGGCACATGCCCCCGCATATGCATATCGTCATGACTACGCGTCGGCAACCCAAGTTACCTTTGGCTCGACTGCGGGCAAAGGGGGAATTGATTGAAATACGTGGTAGTGATCTGCGTTTTACTTCTGCCGAAAGCAGTGAGTTTTTGGATCGGGTCATGGGATTGAAACTTTCAGAGGAACATGTTGCTCTCCTTGAAAAGCGAACAGAAGGCTGGGTTGCCGGGTTGCAGCTAGCGGCCTTATCCGTACAGGGTTCTTCTGATCCGAATCACTTTATGGAAACGTTCAGTGGCAGTGACCCATTTGTACTGGACTATCTAATGGAAGAAATATTACAAGGGCTAACCGAACAGGTACAGAACTTTTTGTTGAAAACGTGCATGTTGGATCGATTATGCGGTTCATTGTGTGATGCGATCTTTGATATAGATGAACCCAAGGAACATGAATCCGTTGATTTTACCGGACAGGACATGTTGGAGTGGCTAGAGCAAGCCAATCTTTTCATCGTTCCCCTGGATAATGAGAGGCGATGGTATCGTTACCATCATCTGTTTGCAGATTTATTGCGTAAAAGAGTACACCAGAATTCAAATTACGCCGGTACAGCTGAGACCGATCTGTCTATTACTGAGATACATAAGCGAGCGAGCTTCTGGTATGAGAAGCATCAAATGGAGCTGGAGGCTTTCAATCATGCTGTAGCTGCGGCAGATACTCATCGGGCATCAGATCTGTTGGAAGGAAAAGGTATGCCACTTCTTTTTCGCGGAGGTGCTGTTCCTGCCTTGCAATGGTTGAATTCACTATCCTGGGCAGAAATGGATTCAATACCTTCCCTATGGGTGATGCATGCGGCTGCGTTATTAGTGTCAGGACATATGATAGACGTGGAACCCAAATTGCAGTCTGCTGAACAAGCGTTACAAAATACGGAACCTGAAAAGATCAATTCTGATCTCATCGGACATATCGCTTCCATCCGAGCCACGCTGGCTGTCAGCCGACACGATGCGGATACAATTATTACGGAGTCACTTCGAGCACTCAAATATTTGCATCCTCATAATCTGCCCATTCGTGCAGCAACAGCTTGGACATTAGGATATGCATACCAGCTTCAGGGAAAACGTGTGGAAGCCGAATTGTCCTACGAGGAATCATTATTGAACAGTACCAGGATCGGACATCATATCATCACGATGATGGCGACACTGGGCGTGGGGAATATGCAGGAATTCAACAATCAGCTACACCTGGCGACTGAAGCCTATCAGCAGGCGGTACATATGGCAGGCAAACCACCGCTACCCATTGCTTGTGAAGCCCATTTGGGTCTGGCGCGAGTTCATTATGAATGGAATAACCTTGATGTGGCGATGTTCCACGCTCAACAGAGTGTGCAGTTGGCACATCAATTTGTCCAAACGGACAGGGTTGTTGCAAGTGAGTTATGGCTCGCTCGAGTGACGCTTGCGAAGGCGGATCTTCATAAAGCCGCTATCATGTTAGATAGAATCAACGAAACGGCCCAACGGTTAAATTTTACAAAGGCGATCCCTGATATTACTGCTGCATACGTTCTTGTGCTCCTTCGTCAGGGCGATCTGAAAAAAGCAATGCGATTATCATGGGACAGAAATCATGCGCTTAGTCAGGCCAGAGTATTGTTGAAGCAGGGGAACACCTTGGAGGCACTTGGTATTATGGAATCCTGTCTTCGCTTGGCCATAACCAAAGGCTTCAAGGATGAACAGCTCAAGGCAACAATCCTTCTGGCGGCTATCCATGAGGAACATGGAAATAGAACACAAGCTATCGAGTTCCTGACTGAGGCCATGACGATGGCAGAGCCAGCAGGCTTCATTCGTGTATTTGTAGACGAAGGTGTTGTTGTGCACAGCCTTTTGAAGAGGATAACAGCACGCGGTGACTCACGTTTATATCTGCTTCAATTATTGGCTGCATTTGAAGCTGAGGACAACAGAATAGAAATGATTTCGGAAGAAACAAATGTATATCCGTACGTTTCTGAACTGCGAATTGATACGCTAAGCGTGAGAGAGCTCGAAGTATTACATCTCATTGCGCAGGGAAGATCCAATCGGGAGATTAGTGAGATACTTCATATTGCACTGCCTACCGTGAAAGGACATAACCGGATTATTTTTGACAAAATGCAGGTGAAGCGACGAACCGAAGCAGTGGCAAAAGCGCGTGAATGGAAGCTCCTGTAA
- a CDS encoding LysR family transcriptional regulator, whose product MSKLESQDILCYIDSLLKYSNYSRAAQSLYISQPYLTKVIKKIEIELGCELITRNKLPYRLTEQGKIYYQYLTSLEHSYAKLIREISYVSDIGNKVIRIGILPSLGSYLTPLFLPDFLEIHSAYKINLVEDLPEKNEKRLQNNELDFWIGQNSSSISPNLNSFNWGRHSYQAIIPRCCELYQENVAVIPEGTIEISTILNQKLILTSKGSAIRKQIDQLLSVYKVQPNIVMESNEIYTVLKLAKHNLGLTFVPESIHIKECPSEYNIYPIPVEKMSLDYFIAHHGEKKLNSVDHDLIHTFLNHGQQCAI is encoded by the coding sequence ATGTCTAAATTGGAATCGCAGGATATCTTGTGTTACATTGACAGCCTATTGAAATACAGTAACTATAGCCGGGCTGCTCAATCCCTTTACATATCTCAACCCTACCTCACAAAGGTTATCAAGAAAATCGAAATTGAGTTGGGCTGTGAGCTGATCACTCGCAACAAACTTCCGTACCGATTAACCGAGCAGGGGAAAATATATTATCAATACCTAACGTCACTCGAACATAGCTACGCCAAGCTTATAAGGGAAATTTCATATGTATCGGATATTGGCAATAAGGTGATACGGATCGGAATCCTTCCCAGCCTTGGTTCTTACTTAACGCCTCTTTTTTTACCAGATTTTCTGGAAATTCATTCTGCTTATAAAATTAATCTTGTCGAGGATTTACCTGAAAAAAATGAGAAACGTCTCCAAAATAATGAGCTGGACTTCTGGATCGGGCAAAATTCAAGCAGTATCTCCCCTAACTTGAACTCGTTTAACTGGGGCAGGCACAGTTACCAAGCCATCATTCCGCGTTGCTGCGAATTATATCAAGAGAATGTTGCAGTCATCCCGGAGGGCACGATTGAGATCAGCACCATTTTGAACCAAAAGCTTATTCTAACGTCCAAAGGTTCGGCAATCCGAAAACAGATTGATCAATTGCTCAGTGTCTACAAGGTACAGCCTAATATCGTTATGGAAAGCAATGAAATCTACACTGTACTCAAACTTGCAAAGCATAATTTAGGTCTGACCTTTGTGCCTGAAAGTATCCATATCAAGGAGTGCCCTTCGGAATACAACATCTATCCAATCCCTGTAGAGAAAATGAGTCTGGATTATTTTATAGCCCATCATGGAGAAAAAAAGCTGAATAGCGTGGATCATGACCTCATCCATACGTTTCTCAATCACGGACAACAATGTGCGATATAG
- a CDS encoding MarR family winged helix-turn-helix transcriptional regulator, giving the protein MKLDWMGDHRELIEKIIKYGNAYSNTYKLQRSYGTDMMFSASQIQTLEYILEAEDKEEKMTEMAARLGVSRSTFSKNVKNLTEKGLLEKFHLSGNRKDIYVKPSAKGREVYGKYTEFVRELCFDEIFKYADQISDVDKQNFIRIMDMFADVLVWYGEKEQEARKLIRIDSDSGSD; this is encoded by the coding sequence ATGAAATTAGATTGGATGGGCGACCATCGGGAACTGATTGAGAAAATTATCAAATACGGCAATGCGTACTCGAATACCTATAAGTTGCAGCGAAGTTATGGTACGGATATGATGTTCTCGGCTTCACAGATTCAGACGCTGGAGTACATTCTGGAAGCCGAGGACAAGGAAGAGAAGATGACGGAAATGGCCGCGCGCCTGGGCGTAAGCCGCAGTACATTCTCCAAGAACGTGAAGAATCTGACCGAAAAAGGACTGCTCGAGAAATTCCATCTAAGCGGTAACCGCAAAGATATTTACGTCAAACCTTCGGCAAAAGGGCGCGAGGTATATGGCAAGTATACCGAATTTGTGCGAGAGCTTTGCTTTGATGAGATTTTCAAGTATGCAGATCAGATTTCAGATGTGGACAAACAAAACTTTATTCGCATTATGGATATGTTCGCCGATGTACTCGTCTGGTATGGTGAAAAGGAACAGGAAGCGCGTAAATTAATCAGAATTGATTCCGATTCGGGCAGCGACTAG
- a CDS encoding NADPH-dependent FMN reductase, which produces MNYLAIVGTNSDVSTNRMLLQFMQKHFSSEAQIDLYEIKDLPAFIEKDEIEDAEVGIPAKVQDLLGQVSKAQGIIIATPEYDHAIPAVLKSALEWISYTTQTLKDKPVLIVGASHGSLGSSRAQAHLRQILDSPELGARMMPSSEFLLGKSQSAFDNSGSLISAEKVAELDEIFNEFVLFTEITTELLSKRTLMKKTKKFSWQE; this is translated from the coding sequence ATGAATTATTTAGCTATTGTGGGTACCAATTCGGATGTGTCAACTAACCGCATGTTGCTTCAATTTATGCAAAAGCATTTTTCGAGTGAGGCCCAGATTGATTTATATGAAATTAAGGATTTACCTGCGTTCATTGAAAAAGATGAAATAGAGGATGCTGAAGTTGGTATTCCTGCGAAGGTACAGGACTTATTGGGTCAAGTCTCTAAAGCGCAAGGCATCATTATCGCTACTCCTGAGTACGATCATGCAATCCCTGCCGTTCTGAAAAGTGCGCTGGAATGGATCAGTTACACGACTCAAACCTTGAAAGACAAGCCTGTTCTCATCGTGGGTGCATCACATGGTTCACTTGGTTCTTCCAGAGCGCAAGCTCATCTCAGACAAATCCTGGATTCGCCTGAGCTTGGTGCGAGAATGATGCCGAGCAGCGAGTTTCTTTTGGGAAAATCACAGAGTGCATTTGATAACAGCGGTAGCCTGATCAGCGCTGAGAAAGTAGCGGAGCTCGACGAAATCTTCAATGAGTTTGTTTTGTTTACGGAGATCACTACGGAACTGCTATCAAAAAGGACATTGATGAAAAAAACGAAAAAATTTTCCTGGCAAGAGTAG
- a CDS encoding lysophospholipase, whose translation MMTKTETTIQSFDGTQLYFSKDTVENAKAAVVIVHGLAEHTGRYDYVTEKLSQRGFNVYRFDHRGHARSEGQRTFYSDFHQIIEDVNVVVETALQESGNLPLFVIGHSMGGFATSSFGTKYPGKVKGIVLSGALTRYNTKVAGELPMDLPTGTYFPNELGSGVCSDPAVVSAYANDPLVEKQISVDLFNSLGNGITWLKENAEQFIDPVLVLHGANDGLVSEKDSRDFYGDIASTDKTLKIYAHLMHEIFNEPTRDDVIEEAITWIEKRI comes from the coding sequence ATGATGACTAAAACCGAGACAACAATTCAATCCTTTGATGGCACACAGCTTTATTTCAGCAAGGATACAGTGGAAAATGCTAAAGCCGCTGTCGTTATTGTACACGGATTAGCGGAACATACCGGTCGCTATGATTATGTGACAGAGAAGCTGAGTCAGCGCGGGTTTAACGTATATCGATTCGATCATCGCGGTCATGCCAGATCGGAAGGACAGCGTACGTTCTACAGTGATTTTCACCAGATCATAGAGGATGTCAACGTTGTGGTGGAGACTGCTTTGCAAGAAAGCGGCAATCTTCCGCTGTTTGTTATCGGACATAGTATGGGCGGCTTCGCAACCTCGTCTTTTGGAACGAAATATCCAGGCAAGGTTAAAGGTATCGTGTTATCCGGAGCGCTCACTCGTTACAATACAAAAGTTGCGGGAGAATTGCCTATGGATCTGCCTACAGGCACGTATTTCCCGAATGAGCTGGGCAGCGGCGTATGTAGTGATCCCGCAGTTGTATCCGCTTACGCGAATGACCCACTAGTTGAAAAGCAAATCTCTGTAGATTTGTTTAACAGTCTGGGAAATGGCATAACATGGCTGAAGGAGAACGCTGAGCAGTTTATAGATCCCGTACTTGTTCTGCATGGGGCGAATGACGGGCTGGTCAGCGAAAAGGATTCTCGTGATTTTTACGGAGATATCGCTTCAACCGATAAAACACTCAAAATTTATGCTCATCTGATGCATGAGATATTTAATGAACCAACCCGTGATGACGTTATTGAAGAAGCAATCACATGGATTGAAAAACGGATCTGA